The following proteins are co-located in the Vigna angularis cultivar LongXiaoDou No.4 chromosome 2, ASM1680809v1, whole genome shotgun sequence genome:
- the LOC108329444 gene encoding probable disease resistance protein At5g43730, whose product MGRPKDEYYWNQVDREEDGRLKCKRCEFKFKGGVSRIKAHIDRLEGKGIRICSTSPKDITSSDHSHQDINVITASPKDITSSDHSHQDINVITASQVVESGLEMVGGATTLSAALFEGNEEEYSNGVLTTLQSKLDELRSDLICEEEDIQGQLQLLELRGQKRKKKVDHWLEEIQNMKQRAIDMKDSLNEFGCSNFHVPQGEMYSAEESQKKIQHLTEDIQYHKKWKPLVLTHEYFGRKFEKNVEKLWKLTRDDRVFIIGIYGMGGVGKTFLAAYMQNEIKRNKIFEDVLWVTVSHDFTIVKLQQRIAEIIKVRLCSDDETERSMILASELEKRKNILFILDDVWKYIDLEKVGIPRVNGIKLIITSRLRHVCQQMDCLSVNIIEVSPSDYNDYYLDDDYLDDDYLDDDDLDDDLDEIDSDWKLFLLKLGHYETPLTLSPQVRNIAKSVVRKCGGLPLGISVMARTMKGITSIHWWRHVLNKLDNLEMGVMQEEVLTVLKRSYDNLSEEDVQKSFLYIALLPNFMYKDDVIKKLFDIGLLKVNKSLEEIFDEGNVTVDKLLNHSLLMENDLALSMHDLVRKMALNILKESGSKMMIKCNGDMKKIPDTWEWTIDLEVVSLATNKINEIPQDTSPICPGLSTLFSFENFITHIPECFFTHMNTLTILDLSGNSFLRPLPRSLSNLRSLTSLMINKCSGLTDIPPLGELQSLLRLEISNCLIEVLPEGLENLVNLRWLDLSNNAYLELVPRSFPSNLTNIQYLNLWHCSGGIEVEDVKEMTMLECFKGTFANENILNRYVREILNSANGPQTYLIDHLVDWKHNWRERPPWSWESYFLTFDYRTMSFKDCKKMPHFLPENLIKLLLEYNDHWVYLCDILLSNDISHLEEICIHDSTNLTSLFCSSSSCCLCINIRNLRTLKLSCLQSLTTIFKELPPRGMFSHLKTLDVYKCHRIKILLPSRLVRHLQNLESVTLSHCDSMEQIFALAYDDSDKNDENDDDGDRDGDEDEDNEGEHDDNNKIRLPKLNCLEVKYLPQLKTVCEGVLICNSGLKPFIIDCPKLCEPRIE is encoded by the exons ATGGGTAGGCCGAAAGATGAGTACTACTGGAATCAAGTTGATAGAGAAGAAGATGGTAGGCTGAAGTGTAAGCGCTGTGAATTCAAATTCAAAGGAGGAGTTTCAAGAATTAAAGCACATATTGATCGATTAGAAGGAAAAGGCATTCGTATATGCTCCACATCTCCCAAAGATATCACATCTTCAGATCATTCCCATCAAGATATCAATGTCATCACTGCATCTCCCAAAGATATCACATCTTCAGATCATTCCCATCAAGATATCAATGTCATCACTGCATCACAAG TGGTTGAAAGTGGTTTAGAAATGGTTGGGGGTGCAACTACATTATCAGCTGCTTTATTTGAAG GTAACGAAGAGGAATATAGTAATGGTGTTTTAACTACTTTGCAAAGTAAATTAGATGAGTTGAGGTCCGATCTAATATGTGAAGAAGAGGACATTCAGGGACAATTACAATTGCTGGAGTTACGTGGCCAGAAGCGCAAAAAAAAGGTTGATCATTGGTTGGAAGAAATACAAAACATGAAACAAAGAGCTATTGATATGAAAGACTCACTGAATGAGTTTGGGTGCTCTAACTTTCATGTACCACAAGGAGAAATGTATTCGGCTGAAGAATcacaaaagaaaatacaacaTTTGACTGAAGATATTCAATATCATAAGAAATGGAAGCCTCTGGTGTTGACTCATGAATATTTTGGtaggaaatttgagaaaaatgttGAGAAGTTGTGGAAGCTTACGAGAGATGATCGAGTTTTCATCATTGGCATATATGGAATGGGTGGAGTGGGAAAAACTTTCCTAGCCGCTTACATGCAGAAtgagataaaaagaaacaaaattttcgAGGATGTCTTATGGGTTACTGTTTCCCATGATTTTACCATTGTCAAATTGCAACAGCGTATTGCAGAAATAATAAAGGTAAGGCTTTGCAGTGACGATGAAACGGAAAGATCAATGATTCTGGCGTCAGAgttggaaaaaagaaaaaacatattatttattttagatgaTGTTTGGAAGTATATTGATCTAGAAAAGGTAGGAATTCCTCGAGTAAATGGTATTAAATTGATCATCACAAGTCGGTTGAGACATGTCTGTCAACAAATGGATTGTCTCTCTGTTAATATAATAGAAGTGAGTCCTAGTGATTATAATGATTATTATCTTGATGATGATTATCTTGATGATGATTatcttgatgatgatgatcttGATGATGATCTTGATGAAATTGATTCAGATTGGAAGTTATTTTTGCTGAAACTTGGACACTATGAGACACCTTTAACACTTTCCCCTCAAGTGCGGAATATCGCAAAATCTGTTGTACGGAAGTGTGGTGGTCTACCGCTCGGAATCAGTGTGATGGCTCGAACTATGAAAGGGATAACTAGCATCCATTGGTGGAGACATGTGCTAAATAAACTTGACAATTTGGAAATGGGAGTGATGCAGGAAGAAGTTTTAACTGTATTAAAACGTAGTTATGATAATTTAAGTGAAGAGGATGTGCAAAAATCTTTTTTGTACATTGCATTGCTACCTAATTTCATGTATAAAGATGATGTGATAAAGAAGCTTTTTGACATAGGactattaaaagtaaataagagTTTGGAGGAAATATTTGATGAAGGAAATGTCACGGTGGATAAGCTCTTAAACCATTCTTTATTGATGGAGAATGATTTGGCCCTATCAATGCATGATTTAGTGAGAAAAATGGCTTTGAATATCTTGAAGGAGAGTGGCAGTAAGATGATGATAAAATGTAATGgagatatgaaaaaaataccTGATACATGGGAATGGACAATTGATTTGGAAGTAGTTTCTCTAGCTACAAACAAGATAAACGAAATTCCACAGGACACATCTCCAATTTGTCCAGGCCTGTCGACCTTgttttcatttgaaaatttcATTACACATATTCCAGAGTGTTTTTTCACTCACATGAATACTCTAACCATTCTTGATTTATCAGGAAATTCTTTCTTAAGACCTTTGCCTCGCTCGCTATCTAATTTGAGGTCTCTCACTTCTTTAATGATCAATAAATGTTCAGGATTGACAGATATACCTCCATTAGGAGAGTTACAATCATTGTTAAGGTTAGAGATTTCAAATTGTTTAATCGAAGTACTACCAGAAGGTTTGGAAAATCTAGTAAACTTGAGATGGTTAGATCTATCCAATAATGCTTATTTGGAATTGGTACCAAGAAGTTTTCCGTCTAATTTGACCAATATTCAATACCTGAACCTCTGGCATTGTTCAGGAGGTATAGAAGTAGAAGATGTAAAGGAGATGACTATGCTTGAATGTTTTAAAGGAACATTTGCCAATGAGAATATTCTTAACCGTTATGTACGAGAAATCTTGAATAGTGCTAATGGACCTCAAACTTATTTAATCGATCATCTGGTGGATTGGAAGCATAATTGGCGTGAGAGGCCTCCTTGGAGTTGGGAATCTTATTTTCTCACATTTGACTATCGAACTATGTCCTTTAAGGATTGCAAAAAAATGCCACATTTCCTTCCGGAAAAccttataaaattattactgGAGTACAATGATCATTGGGTATACTTATGTGATATTCTATTATCAAATGATATTTCTCATTTGGAGGAAATTTGCATTCATGATTCGACAAATCTAACGAGTTTGTTTTGTTCATCTTCATCTTGTTGTTTGTGCATCAATATCAGAAACCTTCGAACTTTGAAGCTTTCTTGTTTGCAAAGTTTAACTACCATTTTCAAGGAGTTGCCTCCGAGAGGCATGTTCTCTCATCTCAAAACCTTGGATGTCTACAAATGCCATAGAATAAAGATTTTGTTGCCATCAAGGTTAGTGCGACACCTTCAAAATCTGGAATCTGTAACTTTATCACACTGCGATTCAATGGAACAAATATTTGCACTGGCTTATGATGATAGTgataaaaatgatgaaaatgatgatgatggagaTAGGGAtggagatgaagatgaagataatgaaggtgaacatgatgataataacaaaattagACTTCCTAAGTTGAACTGTTTGGAAGTAAAATATTTACCACAACTAAAAACTGTGTGCGAAGGGGTTTTAATTTGTAACTCTGGTTTAAAACCATTCATCATTGATTGTCCCAAATTATGTGAGCCCAGGATAGAATAG